A portion of the Lolium rigidum isolate FL_2022 chromosome 1, APGP_CSIRO_Lrig_0.1, whole genome shotgun sequence genome contains these proteins:
- the LOC124684699 gene encoding zealexin A1 synthase-like gives MGDTFHLYCVPVGLALVSLLLVFARYKRSAAHELRLPPGPWKLPVIGSLHHLVGKKLLHRALRDLALRHGPVMLLRLGEVPTLVVSSREAAREVMKSLDTTFATRPLTSPTLRVLSSDGRDIVFAPYGEYWRQLRKIAVTELLSVRRVLSFRAIREEEVAAMLRSVEAAAADGRPVQMRARLSALMADITVRAVIGDTCKDRDVLLREVDHVVELATGLNPADLWPSSWLVGRLFGGSVRRTQEVHDTMFRVIDGIIQEHLLERKGEEEAQDLLDVLLKIHKDDGGLDMLAVKAVIFDIFSAGMETSSTALEWAVAELIKNPRVMAKATAEVRRAFEAGGTVMEQALGDQLPYLSLVIRETLRLHPPFSLLLPRECREACQVLGYDVPRGTQVLVNAWALGHDKRYWPDAPEEFRPERFEGEEGSAAGRDFRGTDFELLPFGAGRRMCPGISFGLANVELPLASLLLHFQWNVVSGSAEQFDMTEAFGATTRLKANLLLRPVLRVPLPRL, from the exons ATGGGGGACACCTTTCACTTGTACTGTGTCCCCGTCGGCTTGGCTCTCGTATCATTGCTTCTTGTGTTTGCGAGGTACAAGCGTTCGGCGGCGCATGAGCTGCGGCTGCCGCCGGGGCCATGGAAGCTGCCCGTCATTGGCAGCTTACACCACCTCGTCGGGAAGAAGCTCCTCCACCGCGCTCTACGTGACCTGGCCCTGCGCCACGGGCCGGTCATGCTGCTCCGGCTAGGCGAGGTACCGACGCTGGTGGTCTCGTCACGGGAGGCGGCCCGCGAGGTGATGAAGTCTCTGGACACGACGTTCGCAACACGGCCGCTGACGAGCCCCACCCTGCGCGTGCTGTCCAGCGACGGCCGGGACATCGTGTTCGCGCCGTACGGGGAGTACTGGCGCCAGCTCCGCAAGATCGCCGTCACGGAGCTCCTCTCAGTGCGCCGCGTCCTCTCCTTCCGCGCCATCcgcgaggaggaggtcgccgccatGCTGCGCTCAGTCGAGGCGGCCGCCGCCGACGGCCGCCCCGTGCAGATGCGCGCTCGGCTGTCCGCGCTCATGGCCGACATCACGGTCCGCGCCGTGATTGGCGATACGTGCAAGGACCGCGACGTGTTACTCCGGGAGGTCGACCACGTGGTTGAGCTCGCGACGGGGCTCAACCCAGCCGACCTGTGGCCGTCGTCGTGGCTCGTCGGCCGGCTGTTCGGCGGCTCCGTGCGCCGCACCCAGGAGGTCCATGACACCATGTTCAGAGTCATCGACGGCATCATCCAGGAGCACCTGCTGGAGAGGAAGGGCGAGGAAGAAGCACAGGACCTGCTTGACGTGCTGCTGAAGATACATAAAGATGATGGCGGGCTCGACATGCTTGCCGTTAAAGCCGTCATCTTC GACATCTTCAGCGCCGGAATGGAGACGTCTTCGACGGCGCTGGAGTGGGCCGTGGCGGAGCTGATCAAGAACCCGAGGGTCATGGCGAAGGCCACGGCCGAGGTACGGCGAGCCTTCGAGGCCGGCGGGACAGTGATGGAGCAGGCGCTCGGGGACCAGCTGCCGTACCTGAGCCTCGTCATCCGCGAGACGCTCCGGCTGCACCCGCCGTTCTCGCTCCTCCTCCCGCGCGAGTGCCGCGAGGCGTGCCAGGTGCTCGGCTACGACGTGCCCCGCGGCACGCAGGTGCTAGTCAACGCCTGGGCGCTGGGCCACGACAAGCGGTACTGGCCCGACGCGCCGGAGGAATTCCGGCCCGAGCGGTTCGAAGGCGAAGAAGGGTCGGCGGCGGGGAGAGACTTCAGGGGCACCGACTTCGAGCTCCTGCCGTTTGGCGCCGGGCGGAGGATGTGCCCTGGGATCTCCTTCGGCCTCGCCAACGTGGAGCTCCCGCTTGCCAGCCTGCTGCTCCACTTCCAGTGGAACGTCGTCTCCGGCTCGGCTGAGCAGTTCGACATGACTGAGGCGTTCGGCGCCACCACTCGCCTGAAGGCCAACCTCCTCCTGCGCCCCGTCCTGCGCGTGCCTCTTCCCCGACTTTAA